A single region of the Pan troglodytes isolate AG18354 chromosome 18, NHGRI_mPanTro3-v2.0_pri, whole genome shotgun sequence genome encodes:
- the SPATA33 gene encoding spermatogenesis-associated protein 33 isoform X1: MGLSKSKEKPRKGEEQKKGSTYSVPKSKEKLMEKHSQEARQADRESEKPVDSFHPGAGTAKHSPPAASLEEKPDVKQKSSRKKVVVPQIIITRASNETLVSCSSSGSDQQRTIREPEDWGPYRRHRNPSTADAYNSHLKE, from the exons ATGGGCCTTTCCAAAAGCAAAGAGAAACCCAGGAAAG GTGAGGAGCAAAAGAAGGGATCCACCTATTCAGTTCCAAAATCTAAGGAGAAGTTGATGGAGAAGCATTCCCAGGAAGCGAGGCAGGCAGACAGGGAGTCGGAGAAGCCTGTGGACAGCTTCCACCCTGGGGCCGGGACAGCCAAGCACTCGCCGCCGGCAGCTTCGCTGGAAG AGAAACCTGATGTAAAGCAAAAGTCCAGCAGGAAGAAAGTGGTCGTTCCACAGATCATCATCACGCGAGCGTCGAATGAGACGCTAGTCAGTTGCAGTTCCAGTGGGAGTGACCAGCAGAGAACCATTCGGGAGCCGGAGGACTGGGGCCCCTACCGGCGGCACAGGAACCCCAGTACAGCAGACGCCTATAATTCACATCTCAAAGAATAA
- the SPATA33 gene encoding spermatogenesis-associated protein 33 isoform X2, with protein sequence MGLSKSKEKPRKGEEQKKGSTYSVPKSKEKLMEKHSQEARQADRESEKPVDSFHPGAGTAKHSPPAASLEVTG encoded by the exons ATGGGCCTTTCCAAAAGCAAAGAGAAACCCAGGAAAG GTGAGGAGCAAAAGAAGGGATCCACCTATTCAGTTCCAAAATCTAAGGAGAAGTTGATGGAGAAGCATTCCCAGGAAGCGAGGCAGGCAGACAGGGAGTCGGAGAAGCCTGTGGACAGCTTCCACCCTGGGGCCGGGACAGCCAAGCACTCGCCGCCGGCAGCTTCGCTGGAAG TGACGGGCTGA